The following proteins come from a genomic window of Macaca fascicularis isolate 582-1 chromosome 8, T2T-MFA8v1.1:
- the RECQL4 gene encoding ATP-dependent DNA helicase Q4 isoform X4 encodes MERLRDVRERLQAWERAFRRERGRRPSQDDVEAAPQETRALYREYRTLKRTVGQAGGGPRSSELLPVAVEEAPESHCWGPHLNRAATHSPQHTPGRSCQGSVPDYGQRLKANLKGTLQAGPAPGRRPWPLGRSSSKTPTPNPPGTRPVPTFAEKVSDEPPQPPGPQPRPGQLQHLQACLSQQLASLDLDWLQRCHSEIPDFLGAPKACRPGLGSEESQLLIPGESAVLGPGAGSPDPEASALQEVSIRAGSPQPSSSRGKKQRRNKELWGSPAQVQQQSSQAGPPSEGAGAVALEEDPPGEPVQAQPPQPCSSLSTPRYHRFSTSSQARAGKAEGTAHLHISRLARHDRGNYVRLNMKQKRYVQGRALRGRLLRKQAWKQKWRKKGECFGGGGATVTIKESCFLNEQFDHWAPQCPQPVSEEDTDPAGPEPLVPAPQPVPGVPGLASTMLPLYSLGPSGQLAETPAEVFQALEQLGHQAFRPGQERAVMRILSGISTLLVLPTGAGKSLCYQLPALLYARRSPCLTLVISPLLSLMDDQVSGLPPCLKAACIHSGMTRKQRESVLQKVRAAQVHVLMLTPEALVGAGGLSPATQLPPVAFACIDEVHCLSQWSHNFRPCYLRVCRVLRERMGVHCFLGLTATATRRTASDVAQHLAVNEEPGLHGPAPVPANLHLSVSMDRDTDQALLTLLQGKRFRNLDSIIIYCNRREDTERIAALLRTCLHAAQGPGPGGRAPKTTAEAYHAGMCGRERQRGEDLRELRRHVHANGTDFLAVKRLVQRVFPACTCTRPSPEQEGTMGGEKPVPKYSSQEAEQLGVHQAALGPRRTCVGHERALPVQLTVQALDMPEEAIETLLCYLELHPRHWLELLATTYIHCRLSCPGGSAQLQALAHRCPPLAVCLAQRLPEDPGQGSSSVEFDMVKLVDSMGWELASVRRALCQLQWDHEPRTGVRRRTGVLVEFRELAFHLRSPGDLTAEEKDQICDFLYGRVRARERQALACLRRTFQAFHSIAFPSCGPCLEQQDEERSTRLKDLLGRYFEEVEEEAQGPGDMEDTQGPEPGQARLQDWEDQVRCDIRQFLSLRPKEKFSGRAVARIFHGIGSPCYPAQVYGQDRRFWRKYLNLSFHALVRLATEELLRVAY; translated from the exons ATGGAGCGGCTGCGGGATGTGCGCGAGCGGCTGCAAGCGTGGGAACGCGCGTTCCGGCGGGAGCGCGGGCGGCGGCCGAGCCAG GATGACGTGGAGGCGGCGCCGCAGGAGACCCGCG CGCTCTACCGGGAGTATCGTACTCTCAAGCGGACCGTGGGCCAGGCCGGCGGCGGGCCCCGCAGCTCCGAGTTGCTCCCCGTGGCCGTCGAAGAG GCACCAGAGTCCCACTGCTGGGGGCCCCACCTGAATCGGGCTGCAACCCACAGTCCACAACATACGCCAGGGCGGAGCTGCCAGGGGTCGGTGCCGGACTACGGGCAGCGGCTCAAGGCCAACCTGAAAGGCACCCTGCAG GCCGGACCAGCCCCAGGCCGCAGACCCTGGCCTCTAGGAAGATCCTCATCCAAGACGCCCACCCCAAATCCCCCAGGCACAAGGCCTGTCCCCACCTTTGCAGAAAAAGTCAGTGATGAGCCTCCACAGCCCCCTGGGCCCCAGCCAAGGCCGGGCCAGCTGCAGCACCTGCAGGCATGCCTGAGCCAGCAGCTGGCCTCCCTAGATCTTGACTGGTTACAGCGATGTCACAGTGAGATCCCAGACTTTCTGGGGGCCCCCAAAGCCTGCAGGCCTGGCCTAGGCTCAGAGGAATCACAGCTTCTGATCCCGGGTGAGTCAGCTGTCCTTGGTCCTGGTGCTGGCTCCCCAGACCCAGAGGCTTCAGCCCTCCAAGAAGTCAGCATCCGTGCAGGGAGCCCCCAGCCCAGCAGCAGTCGAGGCAAGAAGCAGAGACGGAACAAGGAGCTCTGGGGGAGCCCCGCACAGGTCCAGCAGCAGAGCAGCCAGGCTGGACCCCCATCGGAGGGGGCTGGGGCTGTCGCACTTGAGGAAGACCCTCCAGGGGAACCTGTACAGGCACAGCCACCTCAGCCCTGCAGCAGTTTGTCGACCCCCAGGTACCACAGATTCAGCACCTCCAGTCAAGCTAGGGCGGGTAAGGCTGAGGGCACAGCCCATCTGCACATCTCTAGGCTGGCCCGCCATGACAGGGGCAATTACGTACGGCTCAACATGAAGCAGAAACGCTACGTGCAGGGCCGGGCACTCCGTGGCAGGCTCCTCCGCAAGCAG GCATGGAAGCAGAAGTGGCGGAAGAAAGGGGAGTGTTTTGGGGGTGGTGGTGCCACAGTCACGATCAAGGAGTCTTGTTTCCTGAATGAACAGTTTGATCACTGGGCACCCCAGTGTCCTCAGCCAG TAAGTGAGGAAGACACAGACCCTGCTGGCCCTGAGCCGCTGGTTCCTGCACCACAACCTGTGCCTGGGGTGCCCGGCCTGGCCTCCACCATGCTGCCACTCTACTCCTTGGGGCCCTCAGGGCAGCTGGCAG AGACGCCGGCTGAGGTGTTCCAGgccctggagcagctgggacaccaAGCCTTCCGTCCTGGGCAGGAGCGTGCAGTCATGCGGATCCTGTCTG GCATCTCCACGCTGCTGGTGCTGCCTACAGGTGCCGGCAAGTCCCTGTGCTACCAGCTCCCGGCGCTGCTCTATGCCCGGCGCAGCCCCTGCCTCACATTGGTCATCTCTCCCCTGCTGTCACTCATGGATGACCAG GTGTCTGGCCTGCCACCGTGTCTCAAGGCAGCTTGCATACACTCGGGCATGACCAGGAAGCAACGGGAGTCTGTCCTGCAGAAG GTTCGGGCAGCCCAGGTACACGTGCTGATGCTGACACCCGAGGCACTGGTGGGGGCAGGAGGCCTCTCTCCAGCCACGCAGCTGCCTCCAGTTGCTTTTGCCTGCATTGATGAGGTCCACTGCCTCTCCCAGTGGTCCCACAACTTCCGGCCCTGCTACCTGCGCGTCTGCAGG GTGCTTCGGGAGCGCATGGGCGTGCACTGCTTCCTGGGTctcacagccacagccacacGCCGCACTGCCAGTGACGTGGCACAGCACCTGGCTGTGAATGAAGAGCCTGGCCTCCATGGGCCAGCCCCAGTTCCCGCCAACCTGCACCTTTCCGTGTCCATGGACAGGGACACAGACCAG GCACTGTTGACACTGCTGCAAGGCAAACGTTTTCGAAACCTGGATTCCATTATCATTTACTGCAACCGGCGCGAAGACACGGAGCGGATCGCTGCGCTTCTCAGAACCTGCCTGCATGCAGCCCAGGGCCCGGGGCCTGGAG GTCGTGCCCCCAAAACCACGGCCGAGGCCTACCACGCGGGCATGTGCGGCCGGGAACGGCAGCGG GGCGAAGACCTGCGAGAGCTCCGCAGACATGTGCACGCCAACGGCACAGACTTCCTGGCCGTGAAGAGGCTGGTGCAGCGCGTGTTCCCAGCCTGCACCTGCACCAGGCCGTCCCCAGAGCAGGAAGGGACCATGGGTGGAGAAAAACCTGTGCCCAAGTATTCCTCTCAAGAGGCTGAGCAGCTTGGTGTCCACCAGGCAGCCCTAGGACCCAGAAGGACCTGTGTGGGCCATGAGCGGGCACTCCCAGTACAGCTTACCGTGCAGGCTCTGGACATGCCAGAGGAGG CCATCGAGACTTTGCTGTGCTACCTGGAGCTGCACCCACGCCACTGGCTGGAGCTGCTGGCAACCACCTATATCCATTGCCGTCTGAGCTGCCCTGGGGGCTCTGCCCAGCTCCAGGCCCTGGCCCACAG GTGTCCCCCTTTGGCTGTGTGCTTGGCCCAGCGGCTGCCTGAGGACCCAGGGCAAGGCAGCAGCTCTGTGGAGTTTGATATGGTCAAGCTGGTGGACTCCATGGGCTGGGAGCTGGCCTCTGTACGGCGGGCTCTCTGCCAGCTGCAGTGGGACCATGAACCCAGGACAG GTGTGCGGCGCAGGACAGGGGTGCTTGTGGAGTTCAGGGAGCTGGCCTTCCACCTTCGCAGCCCAGGAGACCTGACCGCTGAGGAGAAGGACCAGATCTGTGACTTCCTCTATGGCCGTGTGCGGGCCCGGGAGCGCCAGGCCCTGGCCTGTCTGCGCAGAACCTTTCAGGCCTTTCACAG CATAGCCTTCCCCAGCTGTGGGCCCTGCCTGGAGCAGCAGGATGAGGAGCGCAGCACCAGGCTCAAGGACCTGCTCGGCCGCTACTTTGAGGAAGTGGAAGAGGAAGCACAGGGGCCGGGAGACATGGAGGACACGCAGGGCCCTGAGCCAGGGCAGGCCAGA CTCCAGGATTGGGAGGACCAGGTCCGCTGCGACATCCGCCAGTTTCTGTCCCTGAGGCCAAAGGAGAAGTTCTCGGGCAGGGCTGTGGCCCGCATCTTCCATGGCATCG GAAGCCCCTGCTACCCAGCCCAGGTGTACGGGCAGGACCGGCGCTTCTGGAGAAAATACCTGAATCTGAGCTTCCACGCCCTGGTGCGCCTGGCCACAGAAGAGCTCCTGCGGGTGGCCTACTGA
- the RECQL4 gene encoding ATP-dependent DNA helicase Q4 isoform X3, which produces MERLRDVRERLQAWERAFRRERGRRPSQDDVEAAPQETRALYREYRTLKRTVGQAGGGPRSSELLPVAVEEAPESHCWGPHLNRAATHSPQHTPGRSCQGSVPDYGQRLKANLKGTLQAGPAPGRRPWPLGRSSSKTPTPNPPGTRPVPTFAEKVSDEPPQPPGPQPRPGQLQHLQACLSQQLASLDLDWLQRCHSEIPDFLGAPKACRPGLGSEESQLLIPGESAVLGPGAGSPDPEASALQEVSIRAGSPQPSSSRGKKQRRNKELWGSPAQVQQQSSQAGPPSEGAGAVALEEDPPGEPVQAQPPQPCSSLSTPRYHRFSTSSQARAGKAEGTAHLHISRLARHDRGNYVRLNMKQKRYVQGRALRGRLLRKQAWKQKWRKKGECFGGGGATVTIKESCFLNEQFDHWAPQCPQPVSEEDTDPAGPEPLVPAPQPVPGVPGLASTMLPLYSLGPSGQLAETPAEVFQALEQLGHQAFRPGQERAVMRILSGISTLLVLPTGAGKSLCYQLPALLYARRSPCLTLVISPLLSLMDDQVSGLPPCLKAACIHSGMTRKQRESVLQKVRAAQVHVLMLTPEALVGAGGLSPATQLPPVAFACIDEVHCLSQWSHNFRPCYLRVCRVLRERMGVHCFLGLTATATRRTASDVAQHLAVNEEPGLHGPAPVPANLHLSVSMDRDTDQALLTLLQGKRFRNLDSIIIYCNRREDTERIAALLRTCLHAAQGPGPGGRAPKTTAEAYHAGMCGRERQRVQRAFMQGQLRVVVATVAFGMGLDRPDVRAVLHLGLPPSFESYVQAVGRAGRDGQPAHCHLFLQPQGEDLRELRRHVHANGTDFLAVKRLVQRVFPACTCTRPSPEQEGTMGGEKPVPKYSSQEAEQLGVHQAALGPRRTCVGHERALPVQLTVQALDMPEEAIETLLCYLELHPRHWLELLATTYIHCRLSCPGGSAQLQALAHRCPPLAVCLAQRLPEDPGQGSSSVEFDMVKLVDSMGWELASVRRALCQLQWDHEPRTGVRRRTGVLVEFRELAFHLRSPGDLTAEEKDQICDFLYGRVRARERQALACLRRTFQAFHSIAFPSCGPCLEQQDEERSTRLKDLLGRYFEEVEEEAQGPGDMEDTQGPEPGQARLQDWEDQVRCDIRQFLSLRPKEKFSGRAVARIFHGIGSPCYPAQVYGQDRRFWRKYLNLSFHALVRLATEELLRVAY; this is translated from the exons ATGGAGCGGCTGCGGGATGTGCGCGAGCGGCTGCAAGCGTGGGAACGCGCGTTCCGGCGGGAGCGCGGGCGGCGGCCGAGCCAG GATGACGTGGAGGCGGCGCCGCAGGAGACCCGCG CGCTCTACCGGGAGTATCGTACTCTCAAGCGGACCGTGGGCCAGGCCGGCGGCGGGCCCCGCAGCTCCGAGTTGCTCCCCGTGGCCGTCGAAGAG GCACCAGAGTCCCACTGCTGGGGGCCCCACCTGAATCGGGCTGCAACCCACAGTCCACAACATACGCCAGGGCGGAGCTGCCAGGGGTCGGTGCCGGACTACGGGCAGCGGCTCAAGGCCAACCTGAAAGGCACCCTGCAG GCCGGACCAGCCCCAGGCCGCAGACCCTGGCCTCTAGGAAGATCCTCATCCAAGACGCCCACCCCAAATCCCCCAGGCACAAGGCCTGTCCCCACCTTTGCAGAAAAAGTCAGTGATGAGCCTCCACAGCCCCCTGGGCCCCAGCCAAGGCCGGGCCAGCTGCAGCACCTGCAGGCATGCCTGAGCCAGCAGCTGGCCTCCCTAGATCTTGACTGGTTACAGCGATGTCACAGTGAGATCCCAGACTTTCTGGGGGCCCCCAAAGCCTGCAGGCCTGGCCTAGGCTCAGAGGAATCACAGCTTCTGATCCCGGGTGAGTCAGCTGTCCTTGGTCCTGGTGCTGGCTCCCCAGACCCAGAGGCTTCAGCCCTCCAAGAAGTCAGCATCCGTGCAGGGAGCCCCCAGCCCAGCAGCAGTCGAGGCAAGAAGCAGAGACGGAACAAGGAGCTCTGGGGGAGCCCCGCACAGGTCCAGCAGCAGAGCAGCCAGGCTGGACCCCCATCGGAGGGGGCTGGGGCTGTCGCACTTGAGGAAGACCCTCCAGGGGAACCTGTACAGGCACAGCCACCTCAGCCCTGCAGCAGTTTGTCGACCCCCAGGTACCACAGATTCAGCACCTCCAGTCAAGCTAGGGCGGGTAAGGCTGAGGGCACAGCCCATCTGCACATCTCTAGGCTGGCCCGCCATGACAGGGGCAATTACGTACGGCTCAACATGAAGCAGAAACGCTACGTGCAGGGCCGGGCACTCCGTGGCAGGCTCCTCCGCAAGCAG GCATGGAAGCAGAAGTGGCGGAAGAAAGGGGAGTGTTTTGGGGGTGGTGGTGCCACAGTCACGATCAAGGAGTCTTGTTTCCTGAATGAACAGTTTGATCACTGGGCACCCCAGTGTCCTCAGCCAG TAAGTGAGGAAGACACAGACCCTGCTGGCCCTGAGCCGCTGGTTCCTGCACCACAACCTGTGCCTGGGGTGCCCGGCCTGGCCTCCACCATGCTGCCACTCTACTCCTTGGGGCCCTCAGGGCAGCTGGCAG AGACGCCGGCTGAGGTGTTCCAGgccctggagcagctgggacaccaAGCCTTCCGTCCTGGGCAGGAGCGTGCAGTCATGCGGATCCTGTCTG GCATCTCCACGCTGCTGGTGCTGCCTACAGGTGCCGGCAAGTCCCTGTGCTACCAGCTCCCGGCGCTGCTCTATGCCCGGCGCAGCCCCTGCCTCACATTGGTCATCTCTCCCCTGCTGTCACTCATGGATGACCAG GTGTCTGGCCTGCCACCGTGTCTCAAGGCAGCTTGCATACACTCGGGCATGACCAGGAAGCAACGGGAGTCTGTCCTGCAGAAG GTTCGGGCAGCCCAGGTACACGTGCTGATGCTGACACCCGAGGCACTGGTGGGGGCAGGAGGCCTCTCTCCAGCCACGCAGCTGCCTCCAGTTGCTTTTGCCTGCATTGATGAGGTCCACTGCCTCTCCCAGTGGTCCCACAACTTCCGGCCCTGCTACCTGCGCGTCTGCAGG GTGCTTCGGGAGCGCATGGGCGTGCACTGCTTCCTGGGTctcacagccacagccacacGCCGCACTGCCAGTGACGTGGCACAGCACCTGGCTGTGAATGAAGAGCCTGGCCTCCATGGGCCAGCCCCAGTTCCCGCCAACCTGCACCTTTCCGTGTCCATGGACAGGGACACAGACCAG GCACTGTTGACACTGCTGCAAGGCAAACGTTTTCGAAACCTGGATTCCATTATCATTTACTGCAACCGGCGCGAAGACACGGAGCGGATCGCTGCGCTTCTCAGAACCTGCCTGCATGCAGCCCAGGGCCCGGGGCCTGGAG GTCGTGCCCCCAAAACCACGGCCGAGGCCTACCACGCGGGCATGTGCGGCCGGGAACGGCAGCGGGTACAGCGGGCCTTCATGCAGGGCCAGTTGCGGGTGGTTGTGGCCACGGTGGCCTTTGGGATGGGGCTGGACCGGCCAGATGTGCGGGCTGTGCTGCATCTGGGGCTGCCCCCAAGCTTCGAGAGCTACGTGCAGGCTGTGGGCCGGGCCGGGCGTGATGGGCAGCCTGCCCACTGCCACCTCTTCCTGCAGCCCCAG GGCGAAGACCTGCGAGAGCTCCGCAGACATGTGCACGCCAACGGCACAGACTTCCTGGCCGTGAAGAGGCTGGTGCAGCGCGTGTTCCCAGCCTGCACCTGCACCAGGCCGTCCCCAGAGCAGGAAGGGACCATGGGTGGAGAAAAACCTGTGCCCAAGTATTCCTCTCAAGAGGCTGAGCAGCTTGGTGTCCACCAGGCAGCCCTAGGACCCAGAAGGACCTGTGTGGGCCATGAGCGGGCACTCCCAGTACAGCTTACCGTGCAGGCTCTGGACATGCCAGAGGAGG CCATCGAGACTTTGCTGTGCTACCTGGAGCTGCACCCACGCCACTGGCTGGAGCTGCTGGCAACCACCTATATCCATTGCCGTCTGAGCTGCCCTGGGGGCTCTGCCCAGCTCCAGGCCCTGGCCCACAG GTGTCCCCCTTTGGCTGTGTGCTTGGCCCAGCGGCTGCCTGAGGACCCAGGGCAAGGCAGCAGCTCTGTGGAGTTTGATATGGTCAAGCTGGTGGACTCCATGGGCTGGGAGCTGGCCTCTGTACGGCGGGCTCTCTGCCAGCTGCAGTGGGACCATGAACCCAGGACAG GTGTGCGGCGCAGGACAGGGGTGCTTGTGGAGTTCAGGGAGCTGGCCTTCCACCTTCGCAGCCCAGGAGACCTGACCGCTGAGGAGAAGGACCAGATCTGTGACTTCCTCTATGGCCGTGTGCGGGCCCGGGAGCGCCAGGCCCTGGCCTGTCTGCGCAGAACCTTTCAGGCCTTTCACAG CATAGCCTTCCCCAGCTGTGGGCCCTGCCTGGAGCAGCAGGATGAGGAGCGCAGCACCAGGCTCAAGGACCTGCTCGGCCGCTACTTTGAGGAAGTGGAAGAGGAAGCACAGGGGCCGGGAGACATGGAGGACACGCAGGGCCCTGAGCCAGGGCAGGCCAGA CTCCAGGATTGGGAGGACCAGGTCCGCTGCGACATCCGCCAGTTTCTGTCCCTGAGGCCAAAGGAGAAGTTCTCGGGCAGGGCTGTGGCCCGCATCTTCCATGGCATCG GAAGCCCCTGCTACCCAGCCCAGGTGTACGGGCAGGACCGGCGCTTCTGGAGAAAATACCTGAATCTGAGCTTCCACGCCCTGGTGCGCCTGGCCACAGAAGAGCTCCTGCGGGTGGCCTACTGA
- the RECQL4 gene encoding ATP-dependent DNA helicase Q4 isoform X2 produces the protein MCASGCKRGNARSGGSAGGGRARMTWRRRRRRPARSTGSIVLSSGPWARPAAGPAAPSCSPWPSKRYPGPATPASSHFPVWRSGRSHGVAARPPWGTELGRGTEQSEDGPGLAPGVRGWVGAPLLPHQPFSGLRPYCLLQAPESHCWGPHLNRAATHSPQHTPGRSCQGSVPDYGQRLKANLKGTLQAGPAPGRRPWPLGRSSSKTPTPNPPGTRPVPTFAEKVSDEPPQPPGPQPRPGQLQHLQACLSQQLASLDLDWLQRCHSEIPDFLGAPKACRPGLGSEESQLLIPGESAVLGPGAGSPDPEASALQEVSIRAGSPQPSSSRGKKQRRNKELWGSPAQVQQQSSQAGPPSEGAGAVALEEDPPGEPVQAQPPQPCSSLSTPRYHRFSTSSQARAGKAEGTAHLHISRLARHDRGNYVRLNMKQKRYVQGRALRGRLLRKQAWKQKWRKKGECFGGGGATVTIKESCFLNEQFDHWAPQCPQPVSEEDTDPAGPEPLVPAPQPVPGVPGLASTMLPLYSLGPSGQLAETPAEVFQALEQLGHQAFRPGQERAVMRILSGISTLLVLPTGAGKSLCYQLPALLYARRSPCLTLVISPLLSLMDDQVSGLPPCLKAACIHSGMTRKQRESVLQKVRAAQVHVLMLTPEALVGAGGLSPATQLPPVAFACIDEVHCLSQWSHNFRPCYLRVCRVLRERMGVHCFLGLTATATRRTASDVAQHLAVNEEPGLHGPAPVPANLHLSVSMDRDTDQALLTLLQGKRFRNLDSIIIYCNRREDTERIAALLRTCLHAAQGPGPGGRAPKTTAEAYHAGMCGRERQRGEDLRELRRHVHANGTDFLAVKRLVQRVFPACTCTRPSPEQEGTMGGEKPVPKYSSQEAEQLGVHQAALGPRRTCVGHERALPVQLTVQALDMPEEAIETLLCYLELHPRHWLELLATTYIHCRLSCPGGSAQLQALAHRCPPLAVCLAQRLPEDPGQGSSSVEFDMVKLVDSMGWELASVRRALCQLQWDHEPRTGVRRRTGVLVEFRELAFHLRSPGDLTAEEKDQICDFLYGRVRARERQALACLRRTFQAFHSIAFPSCGPCLEQQDEERSTRLKDLLGRYFEEVEEEAQGPGDMEDTQGPEPGQARLQDWEDQVRCDIRQFLSLRPKEKFSGRAVARIFHGIGSPCYPAQVYGQDRRFWRKYLNLSFHALVRLATEELLRVAY, from the exons ATGTGCGCGAGCGGCTGCAAGCGTGGGAACGCGCGTTCCGGCGGGAGCGCGGGCGGCGGCCGAGCCAG GATGACGTGGAGGCGGCGCCGCAGGAGACCCGCG CGCTCTACCGGGAGTATCGTACTCTCAAGCGGACCGTGGGCCAGGCCGGCGGCGGGCCCCGCAGCTCCGAGTTGCTCCCCGTGGCCGTCGAAGAGGTATCCAGGCCCCgccaccccagcctcctcccactTTCCTGTTTGGCGGAGTGGCAGGAGCCACGGAGTCGCGGCCAGGCCTCCGTGGGGCACAGAACTTGGGAGGGGGACTGAGCAAAGTGAAGACGGGCCGGGCCTCGCTCCAGGTGTGAGGGGGTGGGTGGGAGCGCCTCTGCTTCCACACCAGCCTTTTTCTGGCCTGCGCCCCTACTGTCTCCTGCAGGCACCAGAGTCCCACTGCTGGGGGCCCCACCTGAATCGGGCTGCAACCCACAGTCCACAACATACGCCAGGGCGGAGCTGCCAGGGGTCGGTGCCGGACTACGGGCAGCGGCTCAAGGCCAACCTGAAAGGCACCCTGCAG GCCGGACCAGCCCCAGGCCGCAGACCCTGGCCTCTAGGAAGATCCTCATCCAAGACGCCCACCCCAAATCCCCCAGGCACAAGGCCTGTCCCCACCTTTGCAGAAAAAGTCAGTGATGAGCCTCCACAGCCCCCTGGGCCCCAGCCAAGGCCGGGCCAGCTGCAGCACCTGCAGGCATGCCTGAGCCAGCAGCTGGCCTCCCTAGATCTTGACTGGTTACAGCGATGTCACAGTGAGATCCCAGACTTTCTGGGGGCCCCCAAAGCCTGCAGGCCTGGCCTAGGCTCAGAGGAATCACAGCTTCTGATCCCGGGTGAGTCAGCTGTCCTTGGTCCTGGTGCTGGCTCCCCAGACCCAGAGGCTTCAGCCCTCCAAGAAGTCAGCATCCGTGCAGGGAGCCCCCAGCCCAGCAGCAGTCGAGGCAAGAAGCAGAGACGGAACAAGGAGCTCTGGGGGAGCCCCGCACAGGTCCAGCAGCAGAGCAGCCAGGCTGGACCCCCATCGGAGGGGGCTGGGGCTGTCGCACTTGAGGAAGACCCTCCAGGGGAACCTGTACAGGCACAGCCACCTCAGCCCTGCAGCAGTTTGTCGACCCCCAGGTACCACAGATTCAGCACCTCCAGTCAAGCTAGGGCGGGTAAGGCTGAGGGCACAGCCCATCTGCACATCTCTAGGCTGGCCCGCCATGACAGGGGCAATTACGTACGGCTCAACATGAAGCAGAAACGCTACGTGCAGGGCCGGGCACTCCGTGGCAGGCTCCTCCGCAAGCAG GCATGGAAGCAGAAGTGGCGGAAGAAAGGGGAGTGTTTTGGGGGTGGTGGTGCCACAGTCACGATCAAGGAGTCTTGTTTCCTGAATGAACAGTTTGATCACTGGGCACCCCAGTGTCCTCAGCCAG TAAGTGAGGAAGACACAGACCCTGCTGGCCCTGAGCCGCTGGTTCCTGCACCACAACCTGTGCCTGGGGTGCCCGGCCTGGCCTCCACCATGCTGCCACTCTACTCCTTGGGGCCCTCAGGGCAGCTGGCAG AGACGCCGGCTGAGGTGTTCCAGgccctggagcagctgggacaccaAGCCTTCCGTCCTGGGCAGGAGCGTGCAGTCATGCGGATCCTGTCTG GCATCTCCACGCTGCTGGTGCTGCCTACAGGTGCCGGCAAGTCCCTGTGCTACCAGCTCCCGGCGCTGCTCTATGCCCGGCGCAGCCCCTGCCTCACATTGGTCATCTCTCCCCTGCTGTCACTCATGGATGACCAG GTGTCTGGCCTGCCACCGTGTCTCAAGGCAGCTTGCATACACTCGGGCATGACCAGGAAGCAACGGGAGTCTGTCCTGCAGAAG GTTCGGGCAGCCCAGGTACACGTGCTGATGCTGACACCCGAGGCACTGGTGGGGGCAGGAGGCCTCTCTCCAGCCACGCAGCTGCCTCCAGTTGCTTTTGCCTGCATTGATGAGGTCCACTGCCTCTCCCAGTGGTCCCACAACTTCCGGCCCTGCTACCTGCGCGTCTGCAGG GTGCTTCGGGAGCGCATGGGCGTGCACTGCTTCCTGGGTctcacagccacagccacacGCCGCACTGCCAGTGACGTGGCACAGCACCTGGCTGTGAATGAAGAGCCTGGCCTCCATGGGCCAGCCCCAGTTCCCGCCAACCTGCACCTTTCCGTGTCCATGGACAGGGACACAGACCAG GCACTGTTGACACTGCTGCAAGGCAAACGTTTTCGAAACCTGGATTCCATTATCATTTACTGCAACCGGCGCGAAGACACGGAGCGGATCGCTGCGCTTCTCAGAACCTGCCTGCATGCAGCCCAGGGCCCGGGGCCTGGAG GTCGTGCCCCCAAAACCACGGCCGAGGCCTACCACGCGGGCATGTGCGGCCGGGAACGGCAGCGG GGCGAAGACCTGCGAGAGCTCCGCAGACATGTGCACGCCAACGGCACAGACTTCCTGGCCGTGAAGAGGCTGGTGCAGCGCGTGTTCCCAGCCTGCACCTGCACCAGGCCGTCCCCAGAGCAGGAAGGGACCATGGGTGGAGAAAAACCTGTGCCCAAGTATTCCTCTCAAGAGGCTGAGCAGCTTGGTGTCCACCAGGCAGCCCTAGGACCCAGAAGGACCTGTGTGGGCCATGAGCGGGCACTCCCAGTACAGCTTACCGTGCAGGCTCTGGACATGCCAGAGGAGG CCATCGAGACTTTGCTGTGCTACCTGGAGCTGCACCCACGCCACTGGCTGGAGCTGCTGGCAACCACCTATATCCATTGCCGTCTGAGCTGCCCTGGGGGCTCTGCCCAGCTCCAGGCCCTGGCCCACAG GTGTCCCCCTTTGGCTGTGTGCTTGGCCCAGCGGCTGCCTGAGGACCCAGGGCAAGGCAGCAGCTCTGTGGAGTTTGATATGGTCAAGCTGGTGGACTCCATGGGCTGGGAGCTGGCCTCTGTACGGCGGGCTCTCTGCCAGCTGCAGTGGGACCATGAACCCAGGACAG GTGTGCGGCGCAGGACAGGGGTGCTTGTGGAGTTCAGGGAGCTGGCCTTCCACCTTCGCAGCCCAGGAGACCTGACCGCTGAGGAGAAGGACCAGATCTGTGACTTCCTCTATGGCCGTGTGCGGGCCCGGGAGCGCCAGGCCCTGGCCTGTCTGCGCAGAACCTTTCAGGCCTTTCACAG CATAGCCTTCCCCAGCTGTGGGCCCTGCCTGGAGCAGCAGGATGAGGAGCGCAGCACCAGGCTCAAGGACCTGCTCGGCCGCTACTTTGAGGAAGTGGAAGAGGAAGCACAGGGGCCGGGAGACATGGAGGACACGCAGGGCCCTGAGCCAGGGCAGGCCAGA CTCCAGGATTGGGAGGACCAGGTCCGCTGCGACATCCGCCAGTTTCTGTCCCTGAGGCCAAAGGAGAAGTTCTCGGGCAGGGCTGTGGCCCGCATCTTCCATGGCATCG GAAGCCCCTGCTACCCAGCCCAGGTGTACGGGCAGGACCGGCGCTTCTGGAGAAAATACCTGAATCTGAGCTTCCACGCCCTGGTGCGCCTGGCCACAGAAGAGCTCCTGCGGGTGGCCTACTGA